Proteins encoded within one genomic window of Natator depressus isolate rNatDep1 chromosome 1, rNatDep2.hap1, whole genome shotgun sequence:
- the LOC141988370 gene encoding olfactory receptor 51G2-like, which produces MSVVNDTKFISAVFLLTGIPGQEDVHLWISIPFCLMYVISIVGNSVILLIIKTDPSLHEPMYIFLSMLAVTDLGLSISTMPTILGVYSFKYREISLDACFAQLFFIHAFQFTESSILLLMAFDRFVAIRDPLRYASTLTLLRTAMMGLVFILRGVAVVFPFPFLLKRFQYCRDNVLSHSYCLHQEVMKLACSDITVNNIYGLSVTLLTVGLDSLFILLSYVMILKTVLSIASHTECLRALNTCVSHLCAVLLFYTPEIGLTVIHRFGKNSPPLLQILLGYISLLVPPLMNPIVYSVKSKHLRARIIRSFMK; this is translated from the coding sequence ATGTCAGTTGTCAATGACACCAAATTCATATCTGCAGTGTTCCTTCTCActgggatacctgggcaggaagaCGTCCATCTCTGGATCTCTATCCCCTTCTGCTTAATGTATGTCATTTCGATAGTAGGAAATTCGGTCATTCTGTTAATTATAAAAACAGATCCaagcctccatgagcccatgtacattttcctttccatgttggccGTCACAGACCTTGGCTTATCAATATCCACCATGCCGACGATACTGGGTGTATACTCGTTTAAGTACAGGGAGATCAGCCTGGATGCCTGTTTTGCCCAGCTATTCTTCATCCACGCGTTTCAATTCACTGAATCCTCCATACTCTTGCTGATGGCCTTTGACCGCTTTGTCGCAATCCGGGACCCGCTGAGATATGCTTCCACCTTAACCCTGCTCAGAACAGCCATGATGGGACTGGTGTTTATACTGAGAGGAGTGGCTGTAGTATTCCCATTCCCCTTTCTCCTGAAACGGTTCCAATACTGTAGAGACAATGTCCTCTCCCATTCCTACTGCCTGCACCAGGAGGTCATGAAGCTGGCTTGTTCGGACATCACAGTCAACAACATCTATGGCTTGTCTGTTACACTCTTAACTGTGGGGTTGGACTCGCTGTTCATCCTCCTTTCTTATGTGATGATCCTCAAAACAGTGCTGAGCATCGCATCCCACACAGAGTGCCTCAGGGCCCTGAACACCTGCGTCTCCCACCTCTGCGCTGTTCTGCTCTTCTACACACCAGAGATCGGCCTGACTGTGATACACAGATTTGGGAAGAACTCgcctcccttgcttcagattctCCTAgggtacatctccctgctggtcCCACCACTGATGAACCCAATTGTGTACAGCGTGAAAAGCAAGCACCTCCGTGCAAGGATAATCAGGTCGTTCATGAAGTGA